TATTAGTGCCGAAATGGATTTACTTCTGTCCGATGCATTAGGCACCTCGGCTGGCTTTTGGTCGCGTATCCAGGTGCAATACGATATATGGCAAGCAAAGCAAAAACACCGCAGGCATATTGAGCGATTCCCTCAAGCTGCGTAACTGAATGACAAGTCGCAAAAACGCTTGGCTTATTTACGTAATAAATATTCAAACGAAGCAACCACATGCATGATGGGGCCAAGTCTAGATATATAGCATTCTAATGCCAGCAAAAAATGGGGGGATTTTTTCAACGTTTCACTGTTACCAACAGCCTCGCAAATAATCACTTTCGCCCAAAGGTTCATTTGATGTACCTTTAACCATGGACTTCATTGCCACCACCCTGCTGCTGTTCATCGTGCTCGACCCATTGGGCAATATCCCGATTTATCTCTCGCAGTTGCGGGTGGTGCCGGAGCAACGGCGGCGTTTCGTCGCCTTGCGCGAGTTGTGCATTGCCTATCTGTTGCTGCTGTTTTTCTTTTTTGCCGGTTCGGCCTTCATGAAACTGCTCT
The genomic region above belongs to Candidatus Anoxymicrobium japonicum and contains:
- a CDS encoding addiction module antidote protein, HigA family, whose product is ISAEMDLLLSDALGTSAGFWSRIQVQYDIWQAKQKHRRHIERFPQAA